Part of the Methylorubrum populi genome is shown below.
TTCCACGACAGAGCTTTTCCCTCGCCGTTCTCGACATCGCGGCGAAAGCGACCGAGATTGATTCGCCCCTCTCGCTCGATTCGCTCAAAAAAGGTCTTGCGGGGGTTTCCGAGCCGAATCCGGTGCAGCGGGTCGTCCTGACCGCGCTCTCAAGCGGGGCGAACGACCTCGACAAGGTCAGGAAGACGATCGAGGAATGGTACGACGGTACGATGGATCGGGTCTCCGGCTGGTACACCCGGCGCACGGCCCGCATCCTCGGTGCCCTGGGCCTCGCGACCGCCGTCTTTTTCAACGTCGATGCGATCACCGTTGCCCAGAGCTTGATCCGCGACAAGTCCTTGCGCGAGGCTGTCGTAGCCCAGGCGGAAAAGACCGGAAAATCCGGACTAAATGGCGGTGACGGCCAGCAGGACAAAAGCCTGACATTCGCCGAACTCAAGTCTCGGCTCGTCGAGATCGGCTTTCCCATCGGCTGGGTTTTGCAGGAGGACGGACTGTATCCCGGTCCGCAGAGTTGCGTCGTGGCAGGGATCGATGCGTCCACACAGCAGCCCAGGCAAACTTGCGCGATCGGCTGGTCTTTGATCACCGCCATCTGTGGCTGGCTCATCACAGCACTCGCCATCATGCTCGGGGCGCCGTTCTGGTTCGACGTCATGAACCGGTTCATGGTCGTGCGCTCGACCGTGAAGCCGAAGGAGAAAAGCCCGGACGAGGCGTCGGTCGATCGTCAGTACGATGAGCGAAAGGCCGGCGCCGCCGGCCAAGCGTGACCGCAAAGCTGGTCGGCGGCCCGATCGAAGGCATGGAAACAAGGAATCCTCTCACATCGAGATAAGGAAGGCGCGGCATGTCGATCAATCGGAAGTTCTTCTTCGAGGAAGTGAAGCTGCGCCTCTTCGACGGTTCGATGAGGCCGTCGCAGGTCTCATCGCTCAACGGTATTCTCGACGCTTGGGAATCCCGAACGGCCAGATCTGACGACCGCTGGCTCGCTTACATGCTCGGGACGACTCATCACGAGACCGGACGCACGATGCAGCCCGTACGGGAAACCTTCGCCTCGACCGACGACAAGGCCATCGCGATCCTGTCGAAGGCTTGGAAGGCCGGCAAGCTTCCATGGGTCGAGAGAGATTACTGGTCACGCGATGCGGACGGGAAGTCTTGGCTCGGTCGCGGCTTCGTTCAATTGACACACAAGACCAATTACCAAAAAATGTCGAATCTGACGGGCGAAGACTTGGTCAGTCATCCTGAAAACGCGATGAAGATCCCCGTCGCGACCAAGATCCTCATCGAGGGCATGATCGCCGGCTCGTTCACCGGTAAAAAGCTGGGTGATTATTTCAACCAGACCAAGGAAGACTGGGTCAACGCGCGAAGGATCATTAACGGCGTCGAAAGAGCCGAGTTGGTCGCCAGCTACGCCCGAAAATACTACGCGGCGATCAGCTACACGCTGTGATCACCGAACCGGACCGCGCTCGGGAGCGATCGAGCGGCGCGGCCGGTCACCACTCATGCGGGGAGCGACGGATCGACCGCTTCCGTCAGCGGCCGAAATCGGGCCATAAGCGGCGGCGATGAACAAAAGCGGCACTCTGCCGACGTGCCGTGCCGGAACGCCGTGACCGCCTCGTCCCTCCCTCCACGTTTCTCCGCATGGTTCGCCTCGCGCGGCTGGTCGCCCCGCCCGCATCAGCTCGAACTGCTCGCGACCGTGCGGGCCGGGCGCTCCGCGTTGCTCGTCGCGCCGACCGGCGCGGGCAAGACGCTGGCCGGCTTCCTGCCGAGCCTGGTCGAGCTGAGCGAGCGGACGACGAAGGAGAAAGGGCTCCACACCCTCTACATCTCGCCGCTCAAGGCGCTCGCCGTCGACATCGCCCGCAACCTCGATGCGCCGATCGCCGGCATGGATCTCGCCGTCACGGTCGAGACCCGGACCGGCGACACCCCGGCGCACAAGCGCGCCCGGCAGATCCAACGCCCGCCCGACATCCTGCTCACGACTCCCGAACAGCTCTCGCTGCTGCTCGCCCACCGCGAGGCGGAGGGGTTCTTCGCCGGGCTGCGCACCGTCGTGCTCGACGAATTGCACGCCCTCGTCACATCGAAGCGCGGCGATCTTCTCTCCCTCGCGCTCGCCCGGGTGCGGCGGCTGGCACCGGAGGCCCGCACCATCGGCCTCTCGGCCACGGTGCGCCAGCCGGACGAGCTGAGGAAGTATCTGGTCTCGCAAAACCCGTCCGCCTCCGCCAAGAGCGGAGGGATTTCGGCACCGCCCATGGCCGACCTCGTCGTGGTGAAGGGCGGCGCCAAGCCCGACCTGCACATGCTGGATATCGGCCGCACGCTGCCGCTCTCCGGCCACACCGCCCGGCACGCCATGCCGGCGATCTACGACCTGATCCGCGGGCACCGCATGGTGCTCGTCTTCGTCAATACGCGCCTGCAGGCCGAATATACCTTCCAGGAGCTGTGGCGGCTCAACGAGGACACGCTGCCGATCGCCCTGCATCACGGCTCGCTCGACGCCTCGCAGCGCCGCCGGGTCGAGGCGGCGATGGCGGCGGGACAGCTACGCGCCATCGTCTGCACCGCCACGCTCGATCTCGGCATCGATTGGGGCGACGTCGATCTCGTGATCAATGTCGGCGCGCCAAAGGGCGCGAGCCGGATCATGCAGCGGATCGGCCGGGCCAACCACCGCATGGACGAGCCCTCGAAAGCCTATCTCGTGCCCGGAAACCGCTTCGAGATGCTGGAATGCCGCGCCGCCCTCGACGCGGTGGAGGAAGCGGCGCAGGACACCCCCGACGCCCGCCTCGGCGCCCCCGACGTGCTCGCCCAGCACGTGCTCGGCATGGCCTGCGCCGACGCCTTCGACCCCCTCGGACTCTACGAGGAGATCATCTCGGCCGCGCCCTATGCGAGCCTGTCCTGGGAGGATTTCGAGGCGGTGGTCGATTACGTCGCCACCGGCGGCTACGCCCTGCGCGCCTACGAGCGCTTCGCCAAGATTCTTCGCGGGGCCGACGGGCGATGGAGGGTGCGCGACGCGCGGGTGGCGCAGCAATACCGCATGAACATCGGCACCATCATCGAGGCGACCCACATCAAGGTGCGGCTGACCCGGATGCTGCGCTCGAAACCGGGGACGGCGATCCCGCGCGGCGGGCGGGTGCTCGGCGAGATCGAGGAGGACTTTGCTGAGACGCTCACCGTCGGCGACACCTTCCTCTTCGCGGGCGAGGTGCTGCGCTTCGAGGGCCTGTCGGAAGACGAGTGCCTCGTGACCCGGGCCGGTCCCGGCACCGACCCGGCGATCCCCTCCTATGCCGGCGCGAAATTCCCGCTCTCGACCTTCCTCGCCGCGCGGGTGCGAGCGATCATCGCCGACCCGTTCGAATGGGACCGGCTGCCGCGCCAGCTCTCCGACTACCTCGCGCAGCAGCGCCGGCACTCGGCCCTGCCGGGGGAGCGCGACCTCCTGGTCGAGACCTTCGCACGCGCGGGGCGCCACTATCTCACGGCGTTTCCGTTCGAGGGGCGGCTCGCCCACCAGACTCTCGGGATGCTGCTGACCCGGCGCCTGGAGCGGGCCCGGCTGCGCCCGCTCGGATTTGCCGCCAACGATTACGGCATCGCCATCTGGTGCACGAAGGACGTGAGCGAGCGCGCCGCGCTCTCGCCCGGCTTCATGGAGGCCCTGTTCGACGAGGACATGCTCGGCGACGACCTCGAGGCGTGGCTCGACGAATCCGCGATGATGAAGCGTACTTTCCGGCAATGCGCGGTGATCGCCGGGCTGATCGAGCGCCGCTTTCCGGGCCAGAAGAAGACCGGGCGGCAGGTCACGATCTCGACCGACCTGATCTACGACGTGCTGCGCCGCCACCAGCCCGACCACCTGCTCCTGCGCGCCGCGCGGCAGGATGCGGCAACCGGACTCCTCGACGTGACCCGCCTCGGCATGATGCTGAGGCGCATCCGGGGGCGAATCACCCACAGGGCGCTCGACCGGGTCTCGCCGCTCTCCGTGTCCGTCATGCTCGAAATCGGGCGTGAGCGGGTCTACGGGGAGGGGGCCGACGAGATCCTGGCCGAGGCCGAAGCCGAGCTGCTGCAGGAGGCGCTCGGCTGACGCGGCGTGCCGCCTCCTCCGCATCGTTGAGGATGAAACCTTGGCACTCGGCCAGAGACTCGAGAAGACCGTGAAGGGCACCGACCTTGCGCTTGCCGGAGAGGCCCTCAGCCTCGACCGCACCGGCGCCCTGTGGCTGCCCGAACACCGCACCCTGGTGGTATCGGACCTGCACCTGGAAAAGGGCTCCTCCTTCGCCGCCCGTTCGGGCCAGTTCCTGCCGCCCTACGACACCCGCGAGACCCTGGCCTGCCTGCACGAGGTGATCCAGCGGCTCGACCCGGCCTGCGTTGTGGCGCTGGGCGATTCCTTCCACGATGCCCGCGGGCCCGAGCGGATGGAGCCCGGCGACCGGGCGATGATCGCCGCGCTTCAGGAGGGCCGGGACTGGGTCTGGATCGCCGGCAACCACGACGCGGCGGTGAGCGACGGTGTCGGCGGGCGCTACTGCGAGACGGTTTGCCTCGGCGGCCTGACGCTGCGGCACGAGCCGCTGGTGGGTGCGGGGGCGGGCGAGATCGCCGGTCATCTCCACCCCTGCGGCAAGGTGACGATGCGCGGCCGCTCCGTGCGCCGCCGCTGCTTCGTCGCCGACGGGCACCGCCTCGTGATGCCGGCCTTCGGCGCCTATACCGGCGGCCTCAACGTGCGCGACGCCGCCTTCGAGCCGCTCTTCCCCAAGGGGTTCACGGCCTACCTGCTCGGCGACGGGCGCGTCTTCGCCATCGGCCGGACCATGCTCGGGCGGGACTGAAGCCGCCTCACGCCGCGACCAGCAGCGCCGCCCCGGCGACCACCGACAGCGCCAGCCGCAGCCGGCCCATCCAGTTCGGCACCATGCCGCGGCGGGCGAGATCCTGATCGACCAGCCCCCACAGCAGCACCAGGGCGCCGAGGATGCGCAGGTCCCACGGGGCCGGGGCGGCGAGCGCTGCCCAAGCCAGCAGCGAGGGCACGATGGCGAGACCGTAATCGCGCCAGCCGGCGCCCCGCGCCGCCGCCACGCCCCAGCGGATCCCGCCGAGGAACGAGGCGATCACCGCCCCGTAGGCGGAAAGGATGACGCGCGGCGACAGGCCGATCGTGCCGAGTCCGACATCCGTGCCGCTCACCGACAGGGCGGCGAAGCCCACGAATGGAATCAGCCCCGCGATGCCGAGAAGGACCGCGCTCGCGGGAACCGTGTTCAGCCGCCCCATGCCGTCTCCTCGGCTGCTTGCTCTGGCTCCGATCCGCGCCGGATCGAGGCTGGCTCGTCGAGACACCCGCGGCCGGCGACCCGTGATCGGGCGGCCTTAATCCGGGCTTCAACGAGGAATTCCAAACGCGCAGATCCGCTCCCATCCCGCAACCGGGACCATTTGTTGCAGCGCGTGGTCCGCTTCTCGCACCGCGGACGGCAATGGGTGCTGGAAAGCGTCGGCGCGGGCATGGCCCCGCCGTGCCCGAACCGCGTACTGTGCCGCGATGCCGCTGCACCCGACCGACCTGAGCATAGCCCTGCGCCGGCTGCGCGGCTCCTCCGGGGATGCCTGGACGATCTGGCGCAGGCGGATCCTGTTCCTGGCCGGCGGTGTCTGTGTCGGCTTGGCGGCGGTGCTGATGGCGAAGGCGGCCGACGCGGCGCAGGCGGCGTTCCGCCAGACCCTCCACCTCTCGCCGGCCCTGGCGCTGCTCCTCTGCCCGGCCGGCTTCGCCCTGGCGGCGTGGCTGGCCCGGACGGTGTTCCCGAACTCGCAGGGCTCCGGCATCCCGCAGGTGATCGCCGCCCGCGCCCTCGACGATCCGCAGGCCCGCCATGCCCTGATCTCGCTCAGGGTCGCGGCGGGCAAGATCGTCGTGATGTGTCTCGGCCTCCTGTGCGGCGCCTCCATCGGCCGCGAGGGCCCGACGGTGCAGGTCGGCGCAGCGATCATGGCGACCCTCGGCCGGCTGAGCCCGGAGCGGATGCGCGGCCTGCTCCTCGCGGGTGGCGCGGCCGGTGTCGCGGCCGCCTTCAACACGCCGCTCGCCGGCATCGTGTTCGGCATCGAGGAGCTCGGCCGGGCCTATGACCGGCGCGGCAGCGCCCTCATCGTCGCCGCCATCGTTGCCGCGGGCCTGACCTCGCTGGCGATCCTCGGCGACTACACGTATTTCGGCACTTCCGACGCGCAGCTCTCCCTGACCGCCGGATGGCTCGCGGTGCCCGTGCTCGGCGTGGCCGGCGGACTCGCCGGCGGGCTGTTCAGCCGCGTCGTGATCGGGTTCGCCCGCGGCCTTCCGGGCCGGACCGGCGCCTGGATCGGGCGCCGTCCCATTCTGTTCGCGACGCTCTGCGGCCTCGGCGTTGCCCTGTGCGGACTGGCCTCCGGCGGAGCCGTCTACGGCACCGGCTATGAGGAGGCCCGCGGGATCCTCCACGGCGAGAGCGATCCGCGCTGGGCGTTCGCGCCGCTGAAGTTCCTGGCGACCGTGCTGTCCTCGATCAGCGGCATCCCCGGCGGCCTGTTCGCCCCCTCGCTCGCCGTCGGCGCCGGGCTCGGCGCCCACGCGAGCCTCGTCCTCACGGACGTCCCCGTGGGCGCGCTCGTGCTGATCGGCATGACCGCCTACCTGACCGGCGTGCTGCAGGCACCGATCACCTCCTTCGTGATCGTCACGGAGATGACCCAGAACCACGCGATGATGATTCCGCTGATGCTCGCGGCGCTGATCGCCGACGCGATGTCGAAGGCGGTCTGCCGGGGCGGGCTCTACCACACGCTGGCGGAGTTGCTGGTGCAGCGGGCAGCCAGGGAACGAGGCATCTAAAGAGCGAACCGCGGCGGAACGCCGCCGGCCCGTTGGAAGTTACTGCTCCGCTTTCGTATCGGAGTGGACTGCCATGACGCTTCTCAAGTGGGCCGCCATCGCCTTCGTCATCTCGCTCGTCGCGGGCGCTCTCGGCTTCACCGGCATCGCGTCCGGCGCGAGTTCGATCGCCCGCATCCTGTTCGGCCTGTTCCTCGTGCTCGCCATCGTCATCGTGGTGATCGCGCTGGCGATCGGTCAGGCGGTGTTCTGACCCCCCGGCTCAGACCGTGCGCCTCGACGGCCGCACCGCCCTCGTCACCGGCGCCTCCTCCGGGATCGGCGCCGAGACGGCCCTCGGACTCGCCCGTCTCGGGGCAAGGGTCGGCCTCGTCGGGCGCGACCGCGAGCGCACCGAACGCGCCGCCGCGCATCTGCGCCGGGAAACCGGCGGCGCGGCGGACGTCTTCCTCGCCGATTTGTCGAGCCAGTCCGAGATCCGCCGCCTCGCGGGCGAGGTGAGGGCGCGCTATCCCGCCCTCGACATCCTCGTGAACAATGCCGGCGCGATCTACTCCGAGCGCCACGTCACCGCCGACGGGATCGAGCGGACCTGGGCGCTCGACCATCTCGCCTACGTGCTGCTGACCCACGAGCTGCGCGCGTCGCTCGAAGCCGCGCCGCGCGCCCGCATCGTCAATCTCGCCTCCGCCGCCCATACCCGCGGGCGGATCGACTTCGACGATCTCGGCGGGGAGCACCGCTATTCCGCGATGAAGGCCTATGCCCAGGCCAAGCTCGGCAACGTGCTGTTCACCTACGCGCTGGCCCGCCGGCTGGCCGGCAGCCCCGTCACCGTCAACGCGGTGCATCCGGGCGTGGTGGCCAGCGATTTCGCCAAGAACACCCACGGCGTTCTCGGCTTCGCCTGGGGCCTGATCCGCCCGTTCCTGATCTCGACCGAGGCGGGTGCCAGGACCTCGCTCCACGTCGCCACCGCGCCCGAACTCGACGGCGTGAACGGGCGCTACTTCGCCAAGAGCCGCGAGACGGCCTCGTCCGCACGCAGCCGGGACGAGGCGCTGCAGGAGCGGGTGTGGGCGCTCAGCCGGCGGCAGGTCGGGATCGAGGCGTCGAGCTCCGCAGCGTGACGGCGCAAGCCCGTCCGGTTCGCCATCTCAGAAATGACTGAACGAGGTGCGGGCGAAATCCATGGCCCGGCCCTCCGTGTCGAGGAAGAGCGGCGCTCCATCACCCGCCGCGACGGTGCCGATGGCCGCGGCCGGAACGCCCGCCATCCGCGCCTCGGCCAGAAAGGCGGACAGATCGTCCGGCGGCACGGCGCAGAGGATTTCGTAGTCGTCGCCGCCGGTGAGCGCGGTGGCGAGCCGGCTCGGATCACCGGCGATGGCCGCCTCGGCGGCGGGCGAGAGCGGCACCGACGGCACATCGATCCGCGCGGTCAGCCCCGTTCCGGCAAGCATCTTTCGCAGGTCGCCCGCGAGCCCGTCGGACACGTCCATCGCCGCGCGGGCGTGGCGGCGCAGTGCCGGGACGAGGGCGAGACGCGGGCGCGGGTGAAGGTAGCGGTCGAGCAGGGCGTCGCGGTGGGACGCGTCCAGCGCGGGATCGGGCGCGAGCCGCAGGGCGAGGCCGAGCGCCGCATCGCCGATGGGGCCGCTGACGCAGAGCCGGTCGCCGGCCCGCGCCGCCTGCCGGCGCAGCATCGCGCCCGCCGGCACCTCGCCGAAGGCGGTGACGCCGATCAGAGCCGGTCCACCGGACCGCACGGTGTCGCCGCCCAGCAGCGGACAGCCATGGGCACGGCTCGCCTCACCGAGACCCGCGGCGAAGGCCGCGAGCCACGCCTCCGTCCAATCGTCCGGCAGCGCAAGGGTCAGCAGGAAGCCGCGCGGGCTGGCCCCCTTGGCAGCCAAGTCCGAGAGATTCACGCCGAGCGCCTTCACGGCGATCGAGCCGGGCGGGTCGTCGGGGAAGTAATGAACGCCGGCCACGACGGCGTCGGCCGTGACCACGAGGTCGTGCCCCGGCGTCGGCGTCAGACTGGCGGCGTCGTCGCGCAGGCCCTCGGCACCGGGGCCGCTGAGCGGCGCGAAGTAGCGCGCGATCAACGCCTCCTCGCCGGCCCGCTCCATTCCGGTCAGCCCTTCTTCGCCGTCGTCGGGCCGGGGGCGGCGGGGATGCCGAATTCGGTGGAGCGCACCTCGCGGCCGACCCGGTCCAGCACGGCATTGACCATGCCCGGCTCGTCGCCGCCGTAGAAGCTGTGGGCGACATCGACATATTGCGAGATCGCGGCCCGGGCCGGCACGTCGCGGCGGAACATCAGCTCGTAGGCGCCGGCGCGTAGGATCGCGCGCAGCACGACTTCGAGCCGGCGCAGCGGCCAGCCCTTGGCGAGCGCCGCGTCGAGCTTCGGGTCGATCGCGCGCTGCTCCTCCACGGCGCCGCGCAGCACGTCGCGGAAGAACGCGGTCTCGGCCGGGGGATGGACGACGCCGTCGATCTCCTGGCCGATCCAGAAGGCCTCGAACTCGGCGAGCGCGTCGATCACGCCCTTGTCCGAGATCTCCATCTCGTAGAGCGCCTGCACCACGGCGAGGCGGGCGCCGGTACGGGTGTTCGGTTTCGACGAGGCCGGCGTCTGGGCCGGCGGCGCGGCGGGTTCGGTCATCGGGCGGGTTCCAGATTGGCGGCGCGCTTGATGGCGAGGAGGCTCAGCGCCGCCTCCGCCGCACCGCCGCCCTTGTTCATGTCGGAGACCCGGGCACGGGCGAGCGCCTGCTCCATGGTCTCCACGGTGAGGATGCCGTTGCCGAGCGGCAGGTGCTCGGACACGGAGAGGTCCATCAGCGCGCGGGCGCTCTCGCCCGCGACGATGTCGTAGTGCCCCGTCTCGCCGCGGATGACGCAGCCGAGCGCCACCGCCGCGTCGTAGGGGCCGCCGGCCTTGCGGCCCGCCTCCATCAGGATCGCGATGGCGGCCGGAATTTCGAGGGCACCCGGGACCGTAAAGACCCGCGCCTCGGCGCCGACCGCCTCGATGGCCGCCCGGGCCCCTGCCAGCAGCTCGTCGGCGACGTCGTCGTAGTAGCGCGCCTCAACCACCAGCACACGGGTGCCGGCCAAGCTCTCAAGAATGCTTTTGGGCGCGTCCGCGTCCCGGCGTTGGGAGACCATGCGTGTGACGTTCCGGGCTGCGTTCGCGAAAGTTCGGGGCGGGCCGGAGGGTTAGCCCAAGTGCCGCGCGCTCCACAAGCGCCGCGGGACGCAGGCCGCGCGCGCCCGCGGCGCAGTACCGCCGCGCGCCACACCGGTCCCGGCCCGGAGATCCCTCGCATTTTGATTGAACCGGAGAGGTTTGGCCCATCACATCGAGGAGAAGCGCCGCCGTCACAACCTGCGATGAGCGCGGTTAACCCGTCCGAAGTCGTTACCGGCGATAGATTCCCCGACGCGAGTTGTGGGCCCTCGAATGGCGGTCCCGCACGGGAGACGGGGGTTATCCGGCATGGCGGCCCAGCGGGTGCGAAGGTCCGAGACGGCACCGATCCCGATCGCGGCGGCAGCCGCGTCTCCCCTGGCGCCGCCGCTGGTGATCGATCTCGACGGCACGCTGCTGCGCACGGATCTGCTCCTCGAAGGGATCATCGCGCTGCTGCGGCGCAATCCGCTGATGCTGCTGGCGATGCTGCTGTGGCTGCCGCGGGGCCGGGCCTTCTTCAAGCGCCGCATCGCGGAGGGCGCCGGACTCGACATCGCGGCCCTGCCGGCCAACGAGGCGCTGCTTGCCCATATCGAGGCGCGGAAGGCCGCGGGTCAGGAGATCGTGCTCGCCACCGCCGCCGACGAGCTGATGGCACTGCGGGCGCTGCGGCGCTTTCCCGTCTTCGATCGGGTGGTGGCGAGCGACGGGGTTCGGAACCTGAAGGGGGAGGCCAAGGCGGCCCAGCTCCGGGCGCTCTACCCGCAGGGCTTCGACTACGCGGGCGATGCCGCCGCCGACCTGCCGGTCTGGGCCGCCGCGCGCCGGGTGATCGTGGTGGGGGCGTCCCCCGGCGTGCTGCGGGCGGCCCGGCGGCTCGGCAAACCGGTCGAGGAGTTTCCCGCGGCCTCGCGCGCCCGTGCGCTGCTCAGGGCCCTGCGCCCGCACCAGTGGGCCAAGAATGCCCTGGTCTTCCTGCCGCTCGTGCTCGGCGGCCGGGCCGGGGAGGCGCAGGCCTGGGCAAGCGCCTTCCTGGCCTTCCTCGCGCTCGGGCTCGTCGCCTCGGCGAGCTACCTGTTGAACGACCTGCTCGATCTCTCCCACGATCGGGCCCACTGGTCGAAGCGCGTGCGTCCCCTGGCGAGCGGCCGGCTTCCGATCGCCACCGGCCTGGTGGCGCTCGTCGTCGGCTTCATCGGCGGGCTCGCGGTCGCGGCCTGTGCAGGGACGGCGGTGCTCACCGGCGTGCTCGCCTATCTCGCTCTGACGCTGACCTATTCCGCGTGGCTCAAGCGGGTGCCGATGCTCGACGCGTTGACGCTCGGGAGCCTGTTCACCCTGCGCATCGCCGTCGGCGTCGCGGCGGTCGCGGTGGCGTGGTCGCCCTGGCTTCTCACCTTCTCGATGTTCCTGTTCACCTCGCTGTGCTTCGCCAAGCGCCACACGGAACTGCGCGGCGCCGTGCGGCGCGGCCAGGCCGGCACCATCGCCGGGCGCGGTTACCAGCCGGCCGACGAGGCGGTGGTGCTCGCCTTCGGCGTCGCCGCCGGCCTCTCCAGCGTCGTCATCTTCATTCTCTATCTGGCCAATGAGGCGTTCCACCACGCCGCGCTCGCCGCGCCGCTGACCCTGTGGAGCTTCCCGCTGATCCTCGTCCTGTTCCTGGGCCGGGTCTGGCTGCTGGCGGGGCGGGATGCGCTCCACGACGATCCGGTCGCCTTCGCGATCAAAGACCGCCCGAGCCTCGCGCTCGCGGGCATGGCCGGGATCGCCTTCGCCGCGGCCGCCTTCGGCCTGCCGCCGGGCCTCGTCCCGTGATCGGCAGCGAGGTCGTCCGCTTCCTCATCGCCGGCGGCTCGGCGACGGCGATCAACTGGCTCACGCGGATCCCGCTCTCCCTCGTACTGCCCTTCGAGGCGGCGCTGCTGGCCGCCTACGGCCTCAGCATGGCCGCGTCGTTCTGGCTCTATCGGGCCTTCGTCTTCCGGGCGGCGTCGCGGGGATCGCTGCGGGGGCAGGTCTGGCTGTTCCTAGCGGTGAACGCCGTCGGCGCGTCCGTCGTGCTCGTGGTGAGCACGGTGGCACTCGCGGGCCTGACCGTCCTGCTGCCGAATCTGAAGCTGCCGGTCGCCCAGGCGCTCGCCCACGGCCTCGGCATCGCGGTGGGCGCCGTGGCGAACTATCTCGGCCACCGGCTCCTCACCTTCGCCGCGGGCGCCCGGCCCGCGTCCCAGAGCCTGTAGTCAGAGCCTGTAGACCGAGAGCAGCGTCACCACGGCGAGGTTCGACACCAC
Proteins encoded:
- a CDS encoding ligase-associated DNA damage response DEXH box helicase, with product MTASSLPPRFSAWFASRGWSPRPHQLELLATVRAGRSALLVAPTGAGKTLAGFLPSLVELSERTTKEKGLHTLYISPLKALAVDIARNLDAPIAGMDLAVTVETRTGDTPAHKRARQIQRPPDILLTTPEQLSLLLAHREAEGFFAGLRTVVLDELHALVTSKRGDLLSLALARVRRLAPEARTIGLSATVRQPDELRKYLVSQNPSASAKSGGISAPPMADLVVVKGGAKPDLHMLDIGRTLPLSGHTARHAMPAIYDLIRGHRMVLVFVNTRLQAEYTFQELWRLNEDTLPIALHHGSLDASQRRRVEAAMAAGQLRAIVCTATLDLGIDWGDVDLVINVGAPKGASRIMQRIGRANHRMDEPSKAYLVPGNRFEMLECRAALDAVEEAAQDTPDARLGAPDVLAQHVLGMACADAFDPLGLYEEIISAAPYASLSWEDFEAVVDYVATGGYALRAYERFAKILRGADGRWRVRDARVAQQYRMNIGTIIEATHIKVRLTRMLRSKPGTAIPRGGRVLGEIEEDFAETLTVGDTFLFAGEVLRFEGLSEDECLVTRAGPGTDPAIPSYAGAKFPLSTFLAARVRAIIADPFEWDRLPRQLSDYLAQQRRHSALPGERDLLVETFARAGRHYLTAFPFEGRLAHQTLGMLLTRRLERARLRPLGFAANDYGIAIWCTKDVSERAALSPGFMEALFDEDMLGDDLEAWLDESAMMKRTFRQCAVIAGLIERRFPGQKKTGRQVTISTDLIYDVLRRHQPDHLLLRAARQDAATGLLDVTRLGMMLRRIRGRITHRALDRVSPLSVSVMLEIGRERVYGEGADEILAEAEAELLQEALG
- the pdeM gene encoding ligase-associated DNA damage response endonuclease PdeM — encoded protein: MALGQRLEKTVKGTDLALAGEALSLDRTGALWLPEHRTLVVSDLHLEKGSSFAARSGQFLPPYDTRETLACLHEVIQRLDPACVVALGDSFHDARGPERMEPGDRAMIAALQEGRDWVWIAGNHDAAVSDGVGGRYCETVCLGGLTLRHEPLVGAGAGEIAGHLHPCGKVTMRGRSVRRRCFVADGHRLVMPAFGAYTGGLNVRDAAFEPLFPKGFTAYLLGDGRVFAIGRTMLGRD
- a CDS encoding DUF3429 domain-containing protein — its product is MGRLNTVPASAVLLGIAGLIPFVGFAALSVSGTDVGLGTIGLSPRVILSAYGAVIASFLGGIRWGVAAARGAGWRDYGLAIVPSLLAWAALAAPAPWDLRILGALVLLWGLVDQDLARRGMVPNWMGRLRLALSVVAGAALLVAA
- a CDS encoding chloride channel protein, which gives rise to MPLHPTDLSIALRRLRGSSGDAWTIWRRRILFLAGGVCVGLAAVLMAKAADAAQAAFRQTLHLSPALALLLCPAGFALAAWLARTVFPNSQGSGIPQVIAARALDDPQARHALISLRVAAGKIVVMCLGLLCGASIGREGPTVQVGAAIMATLGRLSPERMRGLLLAGGAAGVAAAFNTPLAGIVFGIEELGRAYDRRGSALIVAAIVAAGLTSLAILGDYTYFGTSDAQLSLTAGWLAVPVLGVAGGLAGGLFSRVVIGFARGLPGRTGAWIGRRPILFATLCGLGVALCGLASGGAVYGTGYEEARGILHGESDPRWAFAPLKFLATVLSSISGIPGGLFAPSLAVGAGLGAHASLVLTDVPVGALVLIGMTAYLTGVLQAPITSFVIVTEMTQNHAMMIPLMLAALIADAMSKAVCRGGLYHTLAELLVQRAARERGI
- a CDS encoding DUF1328 domain-containing protein, encoding MTLLKWAAIAFVISLVAGALGFTGIASGASSIARILFGLFLVLAIVIVVIALAIGQAVF
- a CDS encoding SDR family oxidoreductase: MRLDGRTALVTGASSGIGAETALGLARLGARVGLVGRDRERTERAAAHLRRETGGAADVFLADLSSQSEIRRLAGEVRARYPALDILVNNAGAIYSERHVTADGIERTWALDHLAYVLLTHELRASLEAAPRARIVNLASAAHTRGRIDFDDLGGEHRYSAMKAYAQAKLGNVLFTYALARRLAGSPVTVNAVHPGVVASDFAKNTHGVLGFAWGLIRPFLISTEAGARTSLHVATAPELDGVNGRYFAKSRETASSARSRDEALQERVWALSRRQVGIEASSSAA
- the thiL gene encoding thiamine-phosphate kinase; amino-acid sequence: MERAGEEALIARYFAPLSGPGAEGLRDDAASLTPTPGHDLVVTADAVVAGVHYFPDDPPGSIAVKALGVNLSDLAAKGASPRGFLLTLALPDDWTEAWLAAFAAGLGEASRAHGCPLLGGDTVRSGGPALIGVTAFGEVPAGAMLRRQAARAGDRLCVSGPIGDAALGLALRLAPDPALDASHRDALLDRYLHPRPRLALVPALRRHARAAMDVSDGLAGDLRKMLAGTGLTARIDVPSVPLSPAAEAAIAGDPSRLATALTGGDDYEILCAVPPDDLSAFLAEARMAGVPAAAIGTVAAGDGAPLFLDTEGRAMDFARTSFSHF
- the nusB gene encoding transcription antitermination factor NusB, with protein sequence MTEPAAPPAQTPASSKPNTRTGARLAVVQALYEMEISDKGVIDALAEFEAFWIGQEIDGVVHPPAETAFFRDVLRGAVEEQRAIDPKLDAALAKGWPLRRLEVVLRAILRAGAYELMFRRDVPARAAISQYVDVAHSFYGGDEPGMVNAVLDRVGREVRSTEFGIPAAPGPTTAKKG
- the ribH gene encoding 6,7-dimethyl-8-ribityllumazine synthase: MVSQRRDADAPKSILESLAGTRVLVVEARYYDDVADELLAGARAAIEAVGAEARVFTVPGALEIPAAIAILMEAGRKAGGPYDAAVALGCVIRGETGHYDIVAGESARALMDLSVSEHLPLGNGILTVETMEQALARARVSDMNKGGGAAEAALSLLAIKRAANLEPAR